From one Verrucomicrobiota bacterium genomic stretch:
- a CDS encoding lactonase family protein: MKVFLLVLLSLSHGVAGDVYFGTWGGAAADGIYRARFDRSSGQLRQVERAAAILSPGFLAWHPTLEILYAVGTLDGVEGVAAFLRQGDGRLRLLHHLALHEKGACHLAVHPSGSFLMTAQYGEGTTAVFSLRSDGGLGEKVASLPHRPRDPQQPLNRSGPHPHWTGFSPDGRFALVPDLGLDEVFVYAVLDEPPFLRFHGRSSLRTGSGPRHLRFSVDGRFVFVLNELALTCTTFAYQAQQGILSRRSTVAALSESDKAKEDFVTASEIVVHPNGRWVYSANRGHDSVTVYAVDPASGELEVIEVEPIRGAWPRNVNLDPSGKWLLAAGAHSRTLSVFRVDPETGQLQFPRRGSYAAPPIGCILFAKEPSSEGGEEE; this comes from the coding sequence GGCACTTGGGGTGGGGCGGCGGCTGATGGGATTTACAGGGCTCGGTTTGATCGCTCGAGCGGCCAACTGCGGCAGGTCGAGCGGGCCGCTGCCATCCTCTCCCCCGGCTTTCTGGCTTGGCATCCCACGCTCGAAATCCTCTATGCGGTGGGGACCTTGGATGGCGTCGAAGGGGTGGCGGCTTTCCTGCGACAAGGCGATGGGCGCCTGCGGCTCCTTCATCACCTCGCTCTCCACGAAAAAGGCGCTTGCCACCTGGCCGTCCATCCGAGCGGGAGCTTCCTCATGACCGCCCAGTATGGCGAGGGGACGACCGCCGTCTTTTCCCTTCGGTCGGATGGCGGTTTGGGCGAGAAGGTGGCTTCCTTGCCCCACCGGCCGAGGGACCCGCAGCAGCCGCTCAATCGAAGCGGTCCCCATCCTCACTGGACAGGTTTTTCGCCCGACGGTCGCTTCGCTTTGGTCCCGGACCTAGGCCTGGATGAGGTTTTCGTTTATGCTGTTTTGGACGAGCCGCCCTTTCTGCGATTTCACGGTCGCTCGTCGCTCAGGACCGGAAGCGGTCCACGGCATTTGCGGTTTTCGGTCGATGGACGATTCGTTTTCGTCCTCAACGAGCTGGCCCTGACTTGCACGACTTTCGCCTACCAGGCCCAGCAAGGTATCCTCAGCCGACGCAGCACGGTGGCCGCCCTGAGCGAATCAGACAAAGCCAAGGAAGACTTCGTGACCGCTTCCGAAATCGTGGTGCACCCGAATGGGCGATGGGTCTATTCAGCCAATCGCGGGCACGATAGCGTAACGGTCTATGCCGTCGACCCAGCCTCGGGCGAGTTGGAAGTCATCGAGGTCGAGCCCATCCGAGGAGCTTGGCCCCGAAACGTCAATCTCGATCCCTCCGGCAAGTGGCTGCTGGCAGCGGGGGCTCATTCCCGGACCCTCTCGGTTTTCCGGGTGGATCCGGAGACCGGTCAGCTCCAGTTCCCACGCCGTGGCAGCTACGCCGCTCCCCCGATTGGCTGCATTCTCTTCGCGAAGGAGCCCAGTTCCGAAGGGGGAGAGGAGGAGTGA